Proteins encoded in a region of the Leishmania panamensis strain MHOM/PA/94/PSC-1 chromosome 7 sequence genome:
- a CDS encoding ubiquitin-conjugating enzyme E2, putative (TriTrypDB/GeneDB-style sysID: LpmP.07.0910), with translation MPNPLVRLGKELKEATEHPDPDIHLELYDPSKGNDAGRSSQGVALQSSQQPGLYSWLAILKGPPDTPFEGGRYRLVLSIPHEYPLVPPKAAFITKVFHPNVEFNTGNVCLDILKKRWSPVWTLSSVCRAILNLLAEPESDSPFNCDAGNLLRAGDMEGYASLVRYYAITDAGAPPFAEDE, from the coding sequence ATGCCCAATCCACTTGTGCGGCTGGGGAAGGAACTCAAGGAGGCGACGGAGCACCCCGACCCGGATATCCACCTGGAACTGTATGACCCCTCCAAGGGCAACGACGCTGGGCGCAGTAGCCAAGGGGTCGCATTGCAGTCCTCGCAGCAGCCCGGACTTTACTCGTGGCTGGCCATTCTCAAAGGCCCACCCGACACGCCGTTTGAGGGTGGCCGGTATCGCCTGGTGCTGAGCATCCCGCACGAGTACCCCCTCGTCCCCCCGAAGGCCGCCTTCATTACGAAAGTGTTCCACCCCAACGTCGAGTTCAACACGGGCAATGTCTGCCTCGATATTCTCAAGAAGCGGTGGTCCCCGGTGTGGACGCTGAGCTCCGTGTGCCGTGCGATTCTCAACCTGCTGGCAGAGCCAGAGTCGGATAGCCCGTTCAACTGCGATGCCGGAAACCTCCTGCGTGCTGGTGACATGGAGGGCTACGCGAGTCTGGTGCGGTACTACGCCATCACCGAcgcaggtgcgccgccgtTTGCTGAAGACGAGTAG